From a region of the Candidatus Pantoea bituminis genome:
- a CDS encoding formimidoylglutamate deiminase codes for MYIQPHPLRINHGDFFASRALLTEGWRRQVRISVNQAGFIESIIPDSQAQEAMPLHGDVIPAMANLHSHAFQRAMAGLAEVAGDPQDSFWTWRDLMYRMVQRLTPEQVGDIAALLYIDMLKGGYSQVAEFHYLHHDPHGAPYPDDAMLQQLIHAAETAGIGQTLLPVLYSYSGFGAQPPSDGQKRFIQQTDRYLQQQAWLHSNLRNKPLHNQGLCFHSLRAVSEAQMREVLATSDAALPVHIHVSEQEKEVNDSLAWSSERPVAWLMNRFEIDARWCLIHATHLDEQEIRRLAASGAVAGLCPTTEANLGDGIFPAVDYIAQGGRWGIGSDSHVSLSAQEELRWLEYGQRLRDRRRNRITTPHQASVGDLLWQQAAQGGAQACGIRSGGLAVGQRADWLVLKDDAWFSHIDDRALLNRWLFAGQRDQIREVYVAGNAVIQDGHHAAEEACTARFKQTMAALR; via the coding sequence ATGTATATACAACCACATCCGTTGAGGATCAACCATGGCGACTTTTTTGCCTCCCGCGCGCTGCTTACTGAAGGCTGGCGCAGGCAGGTGCGTATTTCAGTCAATCAGGCTGGATTCATTGAATCAATCATCCCCGACAGTCAGGCACAAGAGGCGATGCCCCTGCATGGCGACGTGATCCCCGCGATGGCAAACCTGCATTCACATGCGTTTCAACGTGCGATGGCGGGATTAGCAGAAGTCGCTGGCGATCCTCAAGACAGCTTCTGGACCTGGCGCGATCTGATGTACCGCATGGTGCAGCGCCTGACGCCCGAACAGGTTGGCGACATTGCCGCGCTGCTTTACATCGACATGCTGAAAGGCGGCTACAGCCAGGTCGCTGAATTCCACTATCTGCACCACGACCCGCATGGCGCGCCCTATCCTGATGATGCGATGTTACAGCAGCTGATTCACGCAGCCGAGACGGCTGGCATCGGTCAAACGCTGCTGCCGGTGCTTTACAGCTACAGCGGTTTTGGTGCGCAGCCACCTTCAGACGGGCAAAAACGTTTTATTCAGCAAACCGATCGCTATCTGCAGCAGCAGGCTTGGTTGCACAGCAACCTGCGCAATAAGCCGCTGCACAATCAAGGTCTCTGTTTTCATTCGTTGCGGGCGGTGAGCGAAGCGCAGATGCGCGAGGTGCTGGCAACCAGCGACGCCGCTTTGCCGGTGCACATTCACGTCTCTGAGCAGGAAAAAGAGGTCAATGACAGTCTGGCGTGGAGCAGCGAGCGCCCGGTGGCCTGGCTGATGAACCGCTTTGAGATTGATGCGCGCTGGTGCCTGATCCACGCTACACATCTGGATGAGCAAGAAATTCGCCGACTCGCAGCCAGCGGTGCGGTAGCGGGTTTGTGCCCAACAACAGAAGCTAATCTGGGTGATGGCATTTTTCCCGCCGTTGATTACATCGCGCAGGGCGGACGCTGGGGCATCGGTTCCGACAGCCACGTTTCGCTCAGCGCCCAGGAAGAGTTGCGCTGGCTGGAATATGGGCAGCGTCTGCGTGACCGCCGACGCAATCGCATCACCACGCCTCATCAAGCTTCGGTGGGCGATCTGTTATGGCAACAGGCGGCGCAAGGTGGCGCGCAGGCGTGCGGCATTCGCAGCGGTGGACTCGCCGTGGGGCAGCGCGCCGACTGGCTGGTGCTCAAGGATGATGCCTGGTTTAGCCATATTGACGATCGCGCCCTGCTCAATCGCTGGCTGTTTGCCGGACAGCGCGATCAGATTCGTGAGGTGTATGTTGCGGGCAATGCCGTTATCCAGGACGGTCATCATGCCGCAGAAGAAGCCTGCACCGCGCGGTTCAAACAGACCATGGCGGCACTACGATGA
- a CDS encoding HutD/Ves family protein, with protein MKRFSYADLPVSRWRNGGGETREIVSFPLGEAQFGWRASIATLAADGDFSLFPGVDRVITLLHGDDVLLSTPTLQHRLIPHQPWAFPGEWALQASLKGGASEDFNIMTRRDVWQSSVAVVTKQAGSENGVAWVLCGEWQLANGETLSRQQGVWWMDETLQLTPLGDDAQLLFTRLSRVL; from the coding sequence ATGAAGCGCTTTTCCTATGCTGATTTACCGGTTAGCCGCTGGCGCAACGGCGGCGGCGAAACGCGCGAGATCGTCAGCTTTCCGCTTGGTGAAGCGCAGTTCGGCTGGCGCGCCAGTATCGCCACCCTTGCCGCGGACGGGGATTTTTCACTGTTTCCAGGGGTGGATCGGGTTATCACGCTGCTGCACGGTGATGACGTCTTGCTGAGTACCCCGACTTTGCAGCATCGCCTGATCCCCCATCAACCCTGGGCTTTCCCTGGTGAGTGGGCACTGCAAGCCAGCCTTAAAGGGGGCGCCAGTGAAGATTTCAATATCATGACGCGGCGTGATGTCTGGCAATCTTCAGTTGCGGTGGTGACAAAACAGGCTGGCAGTGAAAACGGTGTGGCGTGGGTGTTATGCGGAGAATGGCAGCTGGCGAACGGAGAAACACTTTCTCGCCAGCAGGGCGTCTGGTGGATGGATGAAACGCTGCAGCTGACGCCTTTAGGCGATGATGCGCAGCTGCTGTTTACCCGCCTCAGCCGTGTCCTTTGA
- the hutC gene encoding histidine utilization repressor: MVEHTAIAQLAAAMSDEPAPIYQRVKQAIVSQIREGHWKANQRVPSESELVNELGVSRMTINRALRELTGEGFLVRMQGVGTFVAEMKGYTAMLEVHNIADEIAQRGNLHSCKILAIGQNKADPEQAAVLGLSTGQTLYHSLIVHYENELPVQLEDRLVNPLVAPDYLTQDYHTFTPYTYLMRVAPLTAGEHIVEAVLPDARQRKHLALDEHEPCLLIRRQTWSDTKIVTYARLLYPGSRYKLLGRFKGHG, encoded by the coding sequence ATGGTCGAGCATACGGCGATAGCACAACTGGCTGCGGCCATGAGTGATGAACCCGCACCGATTTATCAGCGCGTTAAACAGGCAATCGTGAGTCAGATTCGTGAAGGGCACTGGAAAGCGAATCAGCGCGTGCCGTCAGAAAGCGAGTTGGTGAATGAGTTGGGCGTCAGCCGCATGACCATCAATCGCGCGCTGCGTGAGCTGACTGGCGAAGGTTTTTTAGTGCGAATGCAAGGCGTGGGAACCTTTGTCGCGGAGATGAAAGGTTACACCGCGATGCTGGAAGTGCATAACATCGCCGATGAAATCGCCCAGCGTGGGAATCTGCACAGCTGTAAAATCCTCGCCATCGGTCAGAACAAAGCCGATCCTGAGCAGGCCGCCGTTTTAGGGCTAAGCACCGGGCAAACCCTTTACCATTCGCTGATTGTTCATTATGAAAATGAGCTGCCGGTTCAGCTGGAAGATCGCCTGGTCAATCCGCTCGTGGCACCGGATTACCTGACGCAGGATTACCATACCTTTACGCCTTACACCTATTTGATGCGCGTCGCGCCACTGACGGCGGGCGAACACATTGTTGAAGCGGTATTGCCGGATGCGCGTCAGCGTAAACATCTGGCGTTGGATGAGCACGAACCTTGCTTGCTGATCCGTCGCCAGACGTGGAGCGATACCAAAATCGTCACCTATGCGCGTTTACTGTATCCGGGTTCACGCTACAAGCTGCTGGGCCGATTCAAAGGACACGGCTGA
- the hutH gene encoding histidine ammonia-lyase — translation MSGSSQHLRLVPGEVDLATLRAIYQGGVSLSLDDQARNAIVQAQQTVDAIVASGNVVYGINTGFGKLAQTQIPTSRLADLQRNLVLSHSVGLGNLLPDNVTRLILATKIVSLARGHSGVRIELVDALLALFNAGIMPCIPEKGSVGASGDLAPLAHMSLMLLGEGQVRVNGELISAVDGLAKVGLTPIVLGPKEGLALLNGTQVSTALALRGLFEAENLFAAGLMAGALSLEAIKGSLKPYDARIHQARGQQGQIAVAAAVTSLIEGSEILGSHANCGRVQDPYSIRCVPQVMGACLDNLSHAARVLQIEANAASDNPLVFSESGDVISGGNFHAEPVAFAADILALAIAEVGAISERRMALLLDTGLSGLPPFLVRDGGVNSGFMIAQVTAAALASENKSLAHPGSVDSLPTSANQEDHVSMATYAARRLGDMCFNTAAVVGIEAMAAAQGIEFHRPLQSSALIEQEISTIREQVAFLEEDRLLAPDIDAMRQWASRTAWPQSLTALLPSMRAVTSAE, via the coding sequence ATGTCAGGCTCTTCTCAGCATTTGCGCCTGGTTCCAGGCGAGGTGGATCTCGCTACGTTACGCGCAATCTATCAAGGCGGTGTTTCGCTTAGTCTTGATGACCAGGCACGTAACGCCATCGTGCAGGCACAGCAAACCGTTGACGCCATCGTCGCCTCTGGCAACGTGGTTTATGGCATTAATACCGGATTTGGCAAGCTGGCACAGACGCAAATTCCCACGTCACGTCTGGCCGATCTGCAACGCAATCTGGTGCTGTCACACAGTGTCGGCTTGGGCAATTTGCTACCGGATAACGTAACGCGCCTGATTTTGGCTACCAAGATCGTAAGCCTGGCGCGTGGACATTCTGGCGTGCGTATCGAACTGGTTGATGCGCTACTGGCTTTGTTCAACGCGGGCATCATGCCTTGCATCCCCGAAAAAGGCTCGGTTGGTGCGTCTGGCGATCTGGCTCCGCTGGCGCACATGTCGCTGATGTTATTAGGTGAAGGTCAGGTCCGTGTTAACGGTGAGCTGATTTCTGCCGTTGATGGCCTGGCCAAAGTGGGATTAACCCCCATCGTACTGGGCCCCAAAGAGGGCTTGGCGCTGCTCAACGGCACGCAGGTCTCTACCGCATTGGCGCTGCGGGGATTATTCGAAGCAGAAAATCTGTTCGCAGCGGGACTCATGGCGGGCGCGCTGTCGCTGGAAGCGATCAAGGGATCGCTGAAGCCCTACGATGCACGCATTCATCAGGCACGCGGTCAGCAAGGTCAAATTGCGGTTGCCGCCGCAGTGACGTCGTTGATTGAAGGCAGTGAAATTCTGGGTTCGCACGCTAACTGCGGTCGCGTACAGGATCCTTATTCTATTCGCTGCGTACCCCAAGTGATGGGCGCATGTCTGGATAACCTGAGCCACGCCGCACGCGTCCTGCAAATTGAAGCCAACGCCGCATCAGACAACCCGCTGGTGTTCAGCGAGTCCGGTGACGTCATTTCCGGCGGTAATTTTCATGCTGAACCGGTGGCCTTCGCGGCTGACATTCTCGCCCTGGCAATCGCTGAAGTGGGCGCTATTTCTGAACGCCGTATGGCGCTGCTGCTCGACACTGGTTTATCCGGCTTACCGCCCTTTTTGGTGCGCGACGGCGGTGTGAACTCGGGCTTTATGATCGCGCAGGTGACAGCGGCAGCGCTGGCATCTGAGAACAAATCCCTGGCGCATCCGGGCAGCGTTGACAGCCTGCCAACTTCCGCTAATCAGGAAGATCACGTTTCAATGGCGACTTACGCCGCACGCCGTCTGGGCGACATGTGCTTTAACACCGCTGCGGTCGTCGGTATTGAAGCGATGGCGGCAGCACAAGGCATTGAATTCCATCGTCCGCTGCAAAGTTCGGCCTTAATCGAGCAGGAAATCAGCACCATTCGCGAGCAAGTGGCTTTCCTTGAGGAAGATCGCCTGCTGGCACCTGACATCGACGCCATGCGTCAGTGGGCAAGTCGCACCGCCTGGCCTCAATCCTTGACTGCGCTGCTGCCGAGTATGCGCGCTGTAACGTCTGCTGAATAA